From Candidatus Korarchaeota archaeon NZ13-K, a single genomic window includes:
- a CDS encoding aminotransferase class III-fold pyridoxal phosphate-dependent enzyme: MRLDKVPASELELFKSRTPRSARIFEEVSGLVPFGVNSNYRYADPYPIYMSRAKGSRIWDADGNEYIDFNMAFGALGTGHSHPRLVEAVREKIEEGTIFGFEFEEMLELAKLIRSRFKVDMMKFSSTGLEATFHAIRIARAFTGRKKIVKFEGCYHGSHDFLLVSVKPSRYRAGHPLAPNQVPGSQGVLEDVVKHTLVAQFNNLESVERIMRAHGNDVAAIILEPIAMNMGFVPPKPGFLEGLRSICDEYNCLLIFDEIKTGGKFYSGAAGHFGVRPDLMTLGKAIAGGFPLSVVAGRKEVMQSIVPGVVAHAGTFNANPVSIRAGLVTLRDILTESALAQASRLGEELARGYLDIIRDEGIEATVQYIGVSGSMVFAKEEVVDWRSFQKVDVGKWWLFMIAMMNRGVIPNYGPDEQWTVSTQHTKEDVETALEKFKEVAKIIKKVEIELPLVEAV, translated from the coding sequence ATGAGGTTGGACAAGGTCCCGGCCTCCGAGCTGGAGCTTTTTAAGAGCAGGACACCCAGGTCCGCTAGGATATTCGAGGAGGTAAGTGGGCTGGTCCCCTTCGGCGTCAACTCCAACTACAGGTACGCTGATCCCTACCCGATTTACATGAGCAGGGCCAAGGGAAGCAGGATCTGGGACGCGGATGGGAACGAGTACATAGACTTCAACATGGCCTTCGGGGCCCTAGGCACCGGACACAGCCACCCCAGGCTGGTTGAGGCCGTTAGGGAGAAGATCGAGGAGGGAACCATATTCGGATTCGAGTTCGAGGAGATGCTCGAGCTCGCGAAGCTGATAAGGTCCAGGTTCAAGGTTGACATGATGAAGTTCTCCTCAACGGGGCTGGAGGCCACATTCCACGCCATAAGGATAGCGAGGGCATTCACTGGGAGGAAGAAGATAGTGAAGTTCGAGGGGTGCTATCACGGCAGCCACGACTTCCTGTTGGTCAGCGTGAAGCCCTCCAGGTACAGGGCCGGGCATCCTCTCGCCCCCAACCAGGTCCCTGGCTCCCAGGGCGTGCTTGAGGATGTCGTCAAGCACACCCTAGTTGCCCAGTTCAACAACCTGGAGAGCGTTGAGAGGATAATGAGGGCGCATGGGAACGATGTGGCAGCGATAATACTTGAGCCCATAGCCATGAACATGGGCTTCGTCCCACCAAAGCCGGGCTTCCTCGAGGGGCTGAGGAGCATATGCGACGAGTACAACTGCCTCCTAATATTCGATGAGATAAAGACGGGTGGGAAGTTCTACTCAGGTGCCGCTGGCCACTTCGGGGTGAGGCCAGACCTCATGACCCTGGGGAAGGCGATAGCTGGGGGTTTCCCACTCTCAGTAGTTGCCGGGAGGAAGGAGGTGATGCAGAGCATAGTTCCAGGGGTTGTGGCTCACGCTGGGACTTTCAACGCGAACCCAGTCTCGATAAGGGCGGGCCTGGTCACCCTGAGGGACATACTGACGGAAAGCGCCCTTGCTCAGGCCAGCAGGCTGGGAGAGGAGCTGGCCAGGGGTTACCTGGACATAATAAGGGATGAGGGGATAGAGGCGACCGTGCAGTACATAGGGGTCAGCGGATCGATGGTCTTCGCTAAGGAGGAGGTGGTCGACTGGAGGAGCTTCCAGAAGGTTGACGTCGGAAAGTGGTGGCTGTTCATGATAGCCATGATGAACAGGGGAGTGATCCCGAACTACGGTCCGGACGAGCAGTGGACCGTATCGACGCAGCACACGAAGGAGGACGTTGAGACGGCACTGGAGAAGTTCAAGGAAGTGGCCAAGATAATAAAGAAGGTTGAGATCGAGCTACCGCTCGTTGAGGCCGTCTGA